One Theropithecus gelada isolate Dixy chromosome 18, Tgel_1.0, whole genome shotgun sequence DNA segment encodes these proteins:
- the ST8SIA3 gene encoding sia-alpha-2,3-Gal-beta-1,4-GlcNAc-R:alpha 2,8-sialyltransferase, whose translation MRNCKMARVASVLGLVMLSVALLILSLISYVSLKKENIFTTPKYASPGAPRMYMFHAGFRSQFALKFLDPSFVPITNSLTQELQEKPSKWTFNRTAFLLQRQEILQHVDVIKNFSLTKNSVRIGQLMHYDYSSHKYVFSISNNFRSLLPDVSPIMNKHYNICAVVGNSGILTGSQCGQEIDKSDFVFRCNFAPTEAFQRDVGRKTNLTTFNPSILEKYYNNLLTIQDRNNFFLSLKKLDGAILWIPAFFFHTSATVTRTLVDFFVEHRGQLKVQLAWPGNIMQHVNRYWKNKHLSPKRLSTGILMYTLASAICEEIHLYGFWPFGFDPNTREDLPYHYYDKKGTKFTTKWQESHQLPAEFQLLYRMHGEGLTKLTLSHCA comes from the exons ATGAGAAATTGCAAAATGGCCCGGGTCGCCAGTGTGTTGGGGCTGGTCATGCTCAGCGTCGCCCTGCTGATTTTATCGCTCATCAGCTACGTGTCCCTGAAAAAGGAGAACATCTTCACCACTCCCAAGTACGCCAGCCCGGGGGCGCCCCGAATGTACATGTTCCACGCGGGATTCCG GTCACAATTTGCGCTGAAGTTTCTAGACCCGTCATTTGTGCCCATTACGAATTCTCTCACCCAGGAACTCCAAGAGAAACCTTCTAAGTGGACATTTAATCGGACAGCGTTTTTACTTCAAAG gcaaGAAATTCTTCAGCATGTCgatgtaataaaaaatttttctttgaccAAGAATAGTGTTCGGATTGGACAACTGATGCACTATGATTATTCCAGccataaatatgttttctctatTAGCAATAACTTCCGGTCACTGCTTCCAGATGTGTCACCCATTATGAACAAGCATTATAATATTTGTGCTGTGGTTGGAAATAGTGGGATCCTGACAGGGAGCCAGTGTGGacaagaaatagataaatcagATTTTGTTTTCCGTTGCAATTTCGCCCCTACGGAGGCTTTCCAAAGAGATGTTGGAAGAAAAACCAACCTTACCACCTTCAACCCCAGCATCCTGGAAAAATATTACAACAATCTCTTGACTATTCAGGACCGTAACAACTTTTTCCTCAGTTTAAAAAAGCTTGATGGGGCCATTCTTTGGATCCCTGCATTTTTCTTCCACACTTCAGCAACTGTGACCAGGACATTAGTTGACTTTTTTGTTGAACACAGAGGTCAATTAAAAGTCCAACTGGCTTGGCCGGGAAATATAATGCAACACGTCAACAG GTactggaaaaacaaacatttgtcaCCTAAACGGCTGAGCACAGGTATTCTTATGTACACCCTTGCATCAGCAATATGTGAAGAGATCCACTTGTATGGATTTTGGCCTTTTGGATTTGACCCCAACACAAGGGAAGATCTTCCATACCATTACTATGACAAAAAAGGAACCAAATTTACCACCAAGTGGCAGGAGTCCCACCAGCTGCCTGCTGAGTTTCAGCTGCTGTACCGAATGCATGGGGAAGGGCTCACCAAGCTGACTCTGTCACACTGTGCCTAA